The following is a genomic window from Arcobacter sp. CECT 8983.
TCTTACTGTTTTTCCTAATTCTGCCATTTTTGTTGCATTTTCTGCATTATTTCTTGTTATTGAAGTAATCTCTTCTAATGCTGCTGCTGTTTGTTCTAAGCTTGCTGCTTGTTCATTTGCTTTTGCTGCTAAGTTATTCATTGATGCTGTCATTGTTGCTGAGTTATTTTGCAATGTTTGTCCATTATTTAGGTTCGCTTTTGCGTTACTTCCTAAGGCTTCTCCTAACTTATTTATACTTTGCATTA
Proteins encoded in this region:
- a CDS encoding methyl-accepting chemotaxis protein — protein: MQSINKLGEALGSNAKANLNNGQTLQNNSATMTASMNNLAAKANEQAASLEQTAAALEEITSITRNNAENATKMAELGKTVRSSVSTGEDLASKTASSMDEINDKVSSINEAITVIDQIAFQTNILSLNAAVEAATAGEAGKG